A DNA window from Impatiens glandulifera chromosome 7, dImpGla2.1, whole genome shotgun sequence contains the following coding sequences:
- the LOC124945624 gene encoding NEDD8-activating enzyme E1 regulatory subunit AXR1-like isoform X2: protein MAEPKTKYDRQLRIWGDLGQAALEKANVCLLNCGPTGSETLKNLVLGGIGSITVIDGSKVEVGDLGNNFMIEEASVGQSKAKSVCAFLQELNDAVKAKFIEEYPDRLIETTPSFFSQFTLVIATQLVEDSMVKLDRICREANVMLIFARSYGLTGLVRISVKEHTVIESKPDHFLDDLRLNNPWPELREFAESIDLDNSDPVVHKHTPYVAILVNMADKWTSTHSGKLPSTREEKKEFKELIRSKMIEMDEDNYKEAIEASFKVFAVRGISSNITRIINDNCAEVDSSSSDFWVMVAALKEFIANEGDGEPPLEGSIPDMTSSTETYVNLQKIYQAKAEADFLVVEKRVRNILEKIDRDPGSISKSTIRSFCKNARKLTVCRYRPIEEEFNSPSQSELQKYLTDEEYSFAVGFYILLRAVDRFAANYNTFPGQLEGELDDDISRLKTIAVGLLGDLGCNGSTLSEDLINEMCRYGAAELHTVAAFIGGIASQEVIKLITRQFIPMLGTFVFNGIDHKSQLLSL, encoded by the exons ATGGCGGAACCTAAAACCAAGTATGACCGTCAGCTAAG GATATGGGGTGATCTTGGGCAGGCTGCTCTTGAGAAAGCAAATGTTTGCCTGCTCAATTGTGGTCCAACTGGATCTGAGACATTGAAAAATCTTGTTCTTGGTGGAATTGGAAGTATCACTGTAATTGATGGATCCAAAGTTGAAGTGGGTGACCTTGGAAATAACTTCATGA TCGAAGAAGCTAGTGTTGGGCAATCGAAGGCAAAGTCTGTATGTGCATTTCTTCAAGAGTTAAATGATGCTGTTAAAGCCAAGTTTATAGAAGAGTATCCTGATAGATTAATCGAGACAACCCCATCTTTCTTCTCTCAGTTTACCTTAGTGATAGCCACCCAG CTGGTGGAAGACTCGATGGTGAAGCTGGATAGAATATGTCGTGAGGCTAATGTTATGTTGATATTTGCACGTTCCTATGGTCTCACTGGGCTGGTCCGGATCAGTGTGAAG GAGCATACAGTGATTGAATCAAAACCTGATCATTTTCTTGACGATCTCAGACTAAATAATCCATGGCCTGAGCTGAGGGA GTTTGCAGAATCTATTGATTTAGACAATTCAGATCCTGTTGTCCATAAACACACACCATATGTAGCGATTCTTGTCAACATGGCGGATAAGTGGACCTCAACTCATAGTGGAAAGCTTCCATCGACtagagaagaaaagaaagaattcAAG GAGCTTATTAGATCGAAGATGATTGAAATGGATGAGGATAATTATAAAGAAGCAATTGAAGCCTCTTTTAAAGTTTTTGCTGTGCGGGGAATAA GCTCCAACATCACACGAATAATCAATGATAATTGTGCTGAAGTTGATTCTAGTTCATCAGATTTTTGGGTGATGGTTGCTGCTTTGAAG GAGTTCATTGCTAATGAAGGTGATGGAGAGCCACCTCTTGAGGGATCAATACCTGATATGACTTCTTCTACCGA GACATATGTAAACTTACAGAAGATATACCAGGCTAAGGCTGAGGCTGATTTTCTAGTTGTTGAGAAGCGAGTAAGaaatattttggaaaaaattGACAGAGATCCAGGTAGCATATCAAAGTCAACTATAAGAAGCTTCTGCAAAAATGCCAGAAAACTCACT GTATGCAGATACCGTCCCATTGAGGAAGAGTTTAACTCTCCATCTCAATCAGAGTTGCAAAAATATCTTACAGATGAAGAGTACAG TTTTGCTGTGGGATTCTATATACTGCTTAGAGCTGTAGACCGTTTTGCTGCTAACTATAATACTTTCCCGGGACAACTTGAAGG GGAGTTGGATGATGACATATCAAGATTGAAAACTATAGCGGTTGGCCTACTTGGCGATTTAGGCTGTAACGGATCAACTTTGTCCGAAGACCTTATAAATGAAATGTGTCGATATGGTGCCGCTGAACTCCACACAGTCGCCGCATTTATTGGTGGAATTGCTTCACAGGAAGTTATCAAg CTAATCACGAGGCAATTCATTCCAATGCTGGGTACTTTCGTCTTCAATGGCATTGACCACAAGTCCCAGTTGTTATCTTTGTGA
- the LOC124910264 gene encoding uncharacterized protein LOC124910264, whose amino-acid sequence MNRKDRTRSSSKRTDESFLRYLKPGALAQLRDSRINARSNRLDLKFQISSIRIQSPLLSPIRSPNRLAEINDGFLHFSGKIYGPRCQQRKRLLASRSVFFINSSPASPVADSPDSVIDAFSNDILVSH is encoded by the coding sequence ATGAATCGAAAGGATCGCACCAGATCATCTTCCAAGAGAACGGACGAATCTTTTCTCAGATATCTAAAACCAGGAGCTCTCGCACAGCTTCGTGATTCACGAATCAACGCTAGATCCAACCGTCTTGACTTGAAGTTCCAGATCTCTTCGATTCGTATTCAATCGCCACTTCTGTCGCCGATCCGTAGCCCTAATCGTTTGGCGGAGATCAACGATGGTTTCCTTCACTTCTCAGGCAAGATCTATGGTCCTAGATGTCAGCAGAGGAAGAGACTTTTGGCGTCTAGATCTGTCTTCTTCATCAACTCAAGTCCGGCAAGTCCAGTTGCTGATTCACCTGATTCTGTTATCGATGCTTTTAGTAATGATATTCTTGTTTCGCATTGA
- the LOC124945624 gene encoding NEDD8-activating enzyme E1 regulatory subunit AXR1-like isoform X1 — protein MAEPKTKYDRQLRIWGDLGQAALEKANVCLLNCGPTGSETLKNLVLGGIGSITVIDGSKVEVGDLGNNFMIEEASVGQSKAKSVCAFLQELNDAVKAKFIEEYPDRLIETTPSFFSQFTLVIATQLVEDSMVKLDRICREANVMLIFARSYGLTGLVRISVKEHTVIESKPDHFLDDLRLNNPWPELREFAESIDLDNSDPVVHKHTPYVAILVNMADKWTSTHSGKLPSTREEKKEFKELIRSKMIEMDEDNYKEAIEASFKVFAVRGISSNITRIINDNCAEVDSSSSDFWVMVAALKEFIANEGDGEPPLEGSIPDMTSSTETYVNLQKIYQAKAEADFLVVEKRVRNILEKIDRDPGSISKSTIRSFCKNARKLTVCRYRPIEEEFNSPSQSELQKYLTDEEYRYRDNSAECYQNFAVGFYILLRAVDRFAANYNTFPGQLEGELDDDISRLKTIAVGLLGDLGCNGSTLSEDLINEMCRYGAAELHTVAAFIGGIASQEVIKLITRQFIPMLGTFVFNGIDHKSQLLSL, from the exons ATGGCGGAACCTAAAACCAAGTATGACCGTCAGCTAAG GATATGGGGTGATCTTGGGCAGGCTGCTCTTGAGAAAGCAAATGTTTGCCTGCTCAATTGTGGTCCAACTGGATCTGAGACATTGAAAAATCTTGTTCTTGGTGGAATTGGAAGTATCACTGTAATTGATGGATCCAAAGTTGAAGTGGGTGACCTTGGAAATAACTTCATGA TCGAAGAAGCTAGTGTTGGGCAATCGAAGGCAAAGTCTGTATGTGCATTTCTTCAAGAGTTAAATGATGCTGTTAAAGCCAAGTTTATAGAAGAGTATCCTGATAGATTAATCGAGACAACCCCATCTTTCTTCTCTCAGTTTACCTTAGTGATAGCCACCCAG CTGGTGGAAGACTCGATGGTGAAGCTGGATAGAATATGTCGTGAGGCTAATGTTATGTTGATATTTGCACGTTCCTATGGTCTCACTGGGCTGGTCCGGATCAGTGTGAAG GAGCATACAGTGATTGAATCAAAACCTGATCATTTTCTTGACGATCTCAGACTAAATAATCCATGGCCTGAGCTGAGGGA GTTTGCAGAATCTATTGATTTAGACAATTCAGATCCTGTTGTCCATAAACACACACCATATGTAGCGATTCTTGTCAACATGGCGGATAAGTGGACCTCAACTCATAGTGGAAAGCTTCCATCGACtagagaagaaaagaaagaattcAAG GAGCTTATTAGATCGAAGATGATTGAAATGGATGAGGATAATTATAAAGAAGCAATTGAAGCCTCTTTTAAAGTTTTTGCTGTGCGGGGAATAA GCTCCAACATCACACGAATAATCAATGATAATTGTGCTGAAGTTGATTCTAGTTCATCAGATTTTTGGGTGATGGTTGCTGCTTTGAAG GAGTTCATTGCTAATGAAGGTGATGGAGAGCCACCTCTTGAGGGATCAATACCTGATATGACTTCTTCTACCGA GACATATGTAAACTTACAGAAGATATACCAGGCTAAGGCTGAGGCTGATTTTCTAGTTGTTGAGAAGCGAGTAAGaaatattttggaaaaaattGACAGAGATCCAGGTAGCATATCAAAGTCAACTATAAGAAGCTTCTGCAAAAATGCCAGAAAACTCACT GTATGCAGATACCGTCCCATTGAGGAAGAGTTTAACTCTCCATCTCAATCAGAGTTGCAAAAATATCTTACAGATGAAGAGTACAGGTATCGGGATAACTCTGCTGAGTGCTACCAAAA TTTTGCTGTGGGATTCTATATACTGCTTAGAGCTGTAGACCGTTTTGCTGCTAACTATAATACTTTCCCGGGACAACTTGAAGG GGAGTTGGATGATGACATATCAAGATTGAAAACTATAGCGGTTGGCCTACTTGGCGATTTAGGCTGTAACGGATCAACTTTGTCCGAAGACCTTATAAATGAAATGTGTCGATATGGTGCCGCTGAACTCCACACAGTCGCCGCATTTATTGGTGGAATTGCTTCACAGGAAGTTATCAAg CTAATCACGAGGCAATTCATTCCAATGCTGGGTACTTTCGTCTTCAATGGCATTGACCACAAGTCCCAGTTGTTATCTTTGTGA
- the LOC124909577 gene encoding nucleolin 1-like: MSIKYTGVIKGKWINSQWMQLVKNEIMVLKWAKTSEVYEALKRKDLVEANLRGRALFPILEARKANFNPIERGAKAEAKALKRLDEIMEDYVSVITRYVDGASCSGASPFGSSSNEDEQMYLSDDVAADKYEKVVAHLIELGSFSAEENRLKAQPSIEKAREPIQSNPSREEEEVIQEPPQALENDTDQELVQARISKDREVVEEPVQTLVTQEEEMVKSPAVRTEGSQEKEAEVSQPEVVRSEGEPSKDKEAESSSSSEGEQDQNAQKFKLLPFPNINVANVYENILNPYHSSGNLLERINRAEKELEEEEQDKSDSESEKDEPEQSMQVHTNFSPIQIVAADSQKNSSNEGSSVNGTKLIKSMSTLLSMLQKNVAAMQSNMTKIMKAHTKDKKSLADLVKTHNELELTLKKNMYEEVSNTNFGRFEKKLFSRQSEMMSLERQINLDNQREVMEAMGLIQNHLVEIQGSMRRTDAERLEYVDSIARKFQVEENVKAAEKEQNIITQGEAVRDRRGDGTATSTGSKRMPTNDENPRPTKRGGGRSGGDRGGRSTSDRGGRSAGSNRGGRTGGSGHCGRGLPPFQNLLTGEGMSGEGFTYPIDS, from the coding sequence ATGTCTATCAAGTACACCGGAGTTATCAAAGGTAAATGGATAAACAGTCAATGGATGCAGCTAGTCAAAAATGAGATAATGGTCTTAAAGTGGGCTAAGACTTCAGAAGTGTATGAAGCCCTTAAGAGAAAAGATCTGGTAGAAGCGAACCTGAGAGGAAGAGCTCTCTTTCCTATTCTCGAGGCCAGAAAGGCCAACTTCAATCCCATTGAAAGAGGTGCTAAAGCAGAAGCAAAAGCTTTGAAGAGATTGGATGAGATCATGGAGGATTATGTTTCAGTGATTACTCGATACGTTGATGGAGCAAGTTGCTCAGGAGCTAGCCCATTCGGTAGTTCCTCAAACGAAGATGAACAAATGTACTTATCTGATGATGTTGCTGCAGATAAATATGAGAAAGTTGTTGCTCATCTAATTGAACTTGGAAGTTTTTCTGCAGAAGAAAATCGTTTGAAAGCTCAACCCTCTATTGAGAAAGCCAGAGAACCTATTCAGTCCAACCCAtctagagaagaagaagaagttattcAAGAGCCTCCTCAAGCTCTTGAAAATGATACTGATCAAGAGCTTGTTCAAGCTCGTATATCGAAAGATAGAGAAGTTGTTGAAGAGCCTGTTCAAACTCTTGTaactcaagaagaagaaatggtaaAATCCCCTGCTGTCAGAACAGAGGGATCTCAAGAAAAAGAGGCTGAAGTCAGTCAGCCTGAGGTTGTCAGATcagagggggaaccctcaaaagataaagaagcTGAGAgtagttcctcatctgagggggaacaagatcaAAACGCTCAAAAATTCAAGCTTCTACCATTTCCCAATATCAATGTTGCTAATGTTTATGAGAATATTCTTAATCCTTATCACAGTTCAGGGAACTTGCTCGAAAGGATTAACAGGGCAGAGAAGGagctggaagaagaagaacaagataaATCTGATAGTGAATCAGAGAAGGATGAACCTGAGCAGTCCATGCAAGTTCATACCAACTTCAGCCCAATTCAGATCGTTGCAGCAGATTCGCAAAAGAATTCATCGAATGAAGGATCTTCGGTTAATGGTACAAAGCTCATTAAGTCGATGTCAACATTGTTATCAATGCTCCAGAAGAATGTGGCAGCTATGCAATCCAACATGACGAAAATTATGAAGGCCCACACGAAAGACAAGAAGAGTCTTGCTGATCTTGTTAAAACTCATAATGAGTTGGAGCTAACATTGAAGAAAAACATGTACGAGGAAGTCTCCAATACAAATTTTGGAAGGTTTGAAAAGAAACTCTTCAGTCGACAATCTGAAATGATGAGCCTTGAAAGACAGATCAATCTTGATAATCAAAGAGAGGTTATGGAGGCAATGGGATTGATTCAAAATCATCTGGTTGAAATTCAAGGCAGTATGAGAAGAACAGATGCTGAAAGACTAGAGTATGTTGACTCCATCGCAAGGAAATTTCAAGTTGAAGAGAATGTTAAAGCTGCTGAGAAAGAGCAAAATATCATCACTCAGGGAGAAGCTGTTAGAGATAGAAGAGGTGACGGTACTGCAACCAGCACCGGATCTAAACGAATGCCAACCAATGACGAAAACCcaaggccaactaaaagaggcggaggcAGAAGCGGCGGTGATCGTGGAGGCCGAAGTACTAGTGATCGCGGAGGTCGTAGTGCTGGCAGCAATCGTGGTGGGCGAACTGGTGGAAGTGGTCATTGTGGACGCGGTCTTCCTCCATTCCAAAACCTGCTAACTGGTGAAGGGATGAGTGGTGAAGGATTCACCTATCCAATTGATTCTTGA